In Microbacterium sp. SLBN-146, one genomic interval encodes:
- a CDS encoding family 20 glycosylhydrolase produces the protein MTPPAVVPAPRTLATGDGNPFVLSPSLRIAGDAEAADVLAALLAIRTRGDVAPRTTDGGSDGGPLIELRVEPGEEREGYRVTADAASVVVTGTDAAGLFYGVQTVGQLVRRNGDAWMVTAVAIEDAPRFAYRGVMLDVARHFFGPDAIRAYIDRAASLKFNALHLHLTDDQGWRLALKSRPELTEHGSGTSVGGDPGGFYTREEYRDIVAYAASRHMIVVPEVDVPGHTHAVGLAYPELAAAPVLTDDVRAAVAQFGGGLPTAGVPYDGFAVGFSSLEIQDERTYDFLADVFGELASLTPGPYLHLGGDEALGTAPDDFAEFMRRASAIVADLGKTPIAWHEAGAAPGLDDATVGQYWGFVTPTDGADEKARRFAQLILSPADAVYLDMKFAADSPLGLTWARGTTTLSRAYAWEPTDVVEGVDEDDILGVEAPLWTETIRTLGEIDGMAFPRIAAAAEIAWSPRAAASGLRTWESFRSRVGALGPLWTSLGIRYTPLPEVEWSAEE, from the coding sequence ATGACGCCTCCCGCTGTCGTCCCCGCTCCCCGCACGCTGGCGACCGGCGACGGGAACCCTTTCGTCCTGTCTCCGTCGCTTCGCATCGCGGGTGACGCGGAGGCCGCCGACGTGCTCGCTGCTCTCCTGGCGATCCGAACCCGCGGCGACGTCGCGCCGCGCACCACCGACGGCGGGTCAGACGGTGGCCCCCTGATCGAGTTGCGCGTCGAGCCCGGCGAGGAGCGCGAGGGGTACCGGGTCACGGCCGACGCGGCATCCGTCGTCGTGACGGGAACGGATGCCGCCGGACTGTTCTACGGCGTGCAGACGGTCGGTCAGCTCGTTCGGCGCAACGGGGACGCCTGGATGGTCACCGCCGTCGCGATCGAGGATGCCCCGAGATTCGCCTACCGCGGCGTCATGCTCGACGTCGCGCGGCACTTCTTCGGTCCGGACGCGATTCGGGCGTACATCGACCGCGCAGCGTCGCTCAAGTTCAACGCCCTGCACCTGCACCTGACCGACGACCAGGGGTGGCGACTCGCGCTGAAGTCCCGCCCCGAGCTCACGGAGCACGGCAGCGGCACGTCGGTCGGCGGCGACCCGGGCGGTTTCTACACACGCGAGGAGTATCGCGACATCGTCGCGTACGCGGCATCGCGCCACATGATCGTCGTGCCGGAGGTGGACGTCCCCGGCCACACGCACGCCGTCGGACTCGCCTATCCCGAACTCGCCGCGGCGCCCGTCCTCACCGACGATGTCCGCGCCGCCGTCGCGCAGTTCGGCGGTGGACTGCCGACGGCGGGAGTCCCCTATGACGGATTCGCGGTCGGCTTCTCATCGCTCGAGATCCAGGACGAGCGCACGTACGACTTCCTCGCCGACGTCTTCGGCGAGCTCGCCTCGCTCACCCCCGGACCGTACCTCCACCTCGGTGGCGACGAAGCGCTCGGGACGGCGCCGGACGACTTCGCGGAGTTCATGCGACGGGCGAGTGCCATCGTCGCCGACCTCGGCAAGACCCCGATCGCGTGGCACGAGGCGGGAGCTGCGCCAGGGCTCGACGACGCGACGGTCGGACAGTACTGGGGTTTCGTCACGCCGACCGACGGCGCCGACGAGAAGGCCCGGCGATTCGCCCAGCTCATCCTCTCCCCCGCCGACGCGGTGTACCTCGACATGAAGTTCGCCGCCGACTCGCCGCTCGGCCTCACGTGGGCGCGCGGCACGACGACTCTCTCTCGCGCATACGCGTGGGAGCCGACCGACGTCGTGGAGGGCGTCGACGAGGACGACATCCTCGGCGTCGAAGCTCCCCTGTGGACCGAGACGATCCGCACGCTCGGGGAGATCGACGGCATGGCCTTCCCCCGCATCGCGGCGGCCGCCGAGATCGCCTGGTCACCCCGCGCGGCTGCATCGGGTCTGCGCACGTGGGAATCGTTCCGCTCGCGCGTCGGCGCGCTCGGACCCCTGTGGACGAGCCTCGGCATCCGATACACGCCGCTCCCCGAGGTCGAGTGGAGCGCCGAAGAATGA
- a CDS encoding polysaccharide biosynthesis tyrosine autokinase has product MLASLRRAWIFILVLGLVGAGVGLGWAVLSPAKYSSSSDVFFAVRAGGSLNELTQGNQFIESRLRSYSAVVTSPLVLDPVIEELGLDVTADELARQVSAETQLDTVILTVTATDDTAEGAAELARAVVSSLETVVPTLEDGGESGPQVAMTVTRTAAVPQAPSAPHPLLFVALGGLLGLVGGAVVAIVRGRVDDSVTAPDDVAAAVPDVPVLGMLPRSAHGEGVTDAVIEVRTMLSAVLAGRERTSVLVTSPTRGEGRTTTAVLLAQALAATGKRVCLVDADLRHPGVARQLGIEDGGLDAVLSGGATLANVLRPVPGGELSVIAASAVKNPAALLSSAEMDRLLRRLEVHWDAVVVDASALSEGPDATILAESVGAVVLVARIGVATRRSLARAAARIRSVGGSPVGIVVTARRASARSSQR; this is encoded by the coding sequence ATGCTCGCATCGCTCCGCCGCGCCTGGATCTTCATCCTCGTGCTCGGCCTCGTCGGTGCCGGCGTGGGTCTCGGCTGGGCGGTGCTGAGTCCCGCGAAGTACTCCTCGTCGAGCGACGTCTTCTTCGCCGTGCGTGCCGGCGGGAGCCTCAACGAGCTCACGCAGGGCAACCAATTCATCGAGTCGCGCTTGCGGTCGTACTCCGCCGTCGTGACGTCGCCGCTCGTGCTCGACCCCGTCATCGAGGAGCTGGGACTCGACGTCACCGCCGACGAACTGGCCCGCCAGGTGTCGGCCGAGACCCAGCTCGACACCGTCATCCTCACCGTGACGGCGACGGACGACACAGCAGAAGGTGCGGCGGAGCTCGCGCGTGCCGTCGTCTCGAGCCTCGAGACCGTCGTCCCGACGCTCGAAGACGGCGGGGAGTCCGGCCCGCAGGTCGCGATGACCGTGACGCGCACGGCTGCCGTGCCGCAGGCGCCGTCCGCGCCGCATCCCCTCCTCTTCGTCGCGCTCGGCGGGCTCCTCGGCCTCGTCGGCGGCGCGGTCGTCGCGATCGTCCGTGGCCGGGTCGACGATTCCGTCACGGCACCCGACGACGTGGCCGCCGCTGTGCCCGACGTTCCCGTGCTCGGGATGCTGCCCCGCTCGGCGCACGGCGAAGGGGTCACCGACGCTGTCATCGAGGTCCGGACGATGCTCTCGGCGGTCCTCGCGGGCCGCGAACGCACGTCGGTCCTCGTCACGTCGCCGACCCGCGGGGAAGGGCGCACGACGACCGCTGTGCTGCTGGCTCAGGCGCTCGCCGCGACGGGGAAGCGCGTCTGCCTCGTCGACGCCGACCTCCGCCACCCCGGCGTCGCGCGTCAGCTGGGGATCGAGGACGGCGGGCTGGATGCGGTGCTCTCGGGCGGCGCGACCCTCGCGAACGTCCTCCGTCCCGTCCCGGGCGGCGAACTGTCGGTCATCGCGGCGTCTGCCGTGAAGAACCCCGCTGCGCTCCTCTCCTCTGCCGAGATGGATCGGCTCCTGCGCCGCCTCGAGGTGCACTGGGATGCCGTCGTCGTCGACGCCTCCGCGTTGTCGGAAGGGCCTGACGCGACGATCCTCGCCGAGTCGGTGGGTGCGGTCGTCCTCGTCGCCCGCATCGGTGTCGCGACGCGCCGGAGCCTCGCGCGGGCGGCGGCGCGGATCCGCTCCGTCGGCGGTTCGCCCGTCGGGATCGTCGTGACGGCACGCCGCGCGAGCGCGCGGTCCTCGCAGCGATGA
- a CDS encoding bifunctional methylenetetrahydrofolate dehydrogenase/methenyltetrahydrofolate cyclohydrolase — protein sequence MVATKLDGRAAAAEIKEELRARVAALRERGIVPGIATVLVGADPASQLYVGMKHRESEAIGMNSIQIELPADATQADVEAVIDDLNADAACHGYIVQLPLPKHLDTDAILERIDPAKDADGLHPTNLGRLVLNVNAPITSPLPCTPRGVIELLLRNGYDLGGKHVVVVGRGVTIGRSIGLLLTRREINATVTLTHTGTRDLERHLAQADVIVAAAGVKHIVRPEHVRAGAAVLDVGVTRETDPDTGKSRVHGDVHPDVVEVAGYVSPNPGGVGPMTVALLMTNVVEAAERSLD from the coding sequence ATGGTGGCCACGAAGCTCGACGGACGCGCGGCTGCGGCCGAGATCAAGGAAGAGCTGCGCGCACGTGTCGCGGCGCTGCGCGAACGGGGCATCGTCCCGGGCATCGCGACGGTCCTCGTCGGAGCAGACCCCGCGTCGCAGCTCTATGTCGGCATGAAGCACCGCGAGTCCGAGGCGATCGGCATGAACTCGATCCAGATCGAGTTGCCGGCGGATGCCACACAGGCCGACGTGGAGGCCGTCATCGACGATCTCAACGCGGATGCCGCGTGTCACGGCTACATCGTGCAGCTCCCGCTGCCGAAGCACCTCGACACCGACGCGATCCTCGAGCGCATCGATCCCGCGAAGGATGCCGACGGCCTCCACCCCACGAACCTCGGCCGCCTCGTGCTCAACGTCAACGCCCCCATCACTTCGCCGCTGCCGTGCACGCCGCGGGGCGTCATCGAGCTCCTGCTCCGCAACGGCTACGACCTCGGCGGGAAGCATGTCGTGGTCGTCGGGCGCGGAGTGACGATCGGGCGCTCGATCGGGCTCCTCCTCACGCGACGCGAGATCAACGCGACCGTGACCCTCACCCACACGGGCACGCGCGACCTCGAACGCCACCTCGCCCAGGCCGACGTCATCGTCGCCGCGGCGGGGGTCAAGCACATCGTGCGCCCCGAGCACGTGCGTGCGGGTGCCGCCGTGCTCGATGTCGGCGTCACGCGAGAGACCGACCCCGACACCGGCAAGAGCCGTGTCCACGGCGACGTGCATCCTGACGTCGTCGAGGTGGCCGGGTACGTCTCGCCCAATCCGGGAGGCGTCGGTCCGATGACCGTCGCACTCCTCATGACGAACGTCGTCGAGGCCGCCGAGCGCTCGCTCGACTGA
- a CDS encoding O-antigen ligase family protein produces the protein MTTLAKGRLLSSVGALVVVAVVVVGLRVVTPTPQLLVTAVAAVGFLAVLVLAPVHTLPSISLAAFVFVPQQAVGYLNGASPAAIALGVWAVRRIVTGGAARGDSLLLWARIAAVAAAAWGCWLLTQSTDAVAFQLGAQWMASLILAVVLPLLAGGAERELQTLWRVWPVVTIVAALYIGIEYALGSNPLYGRIYDIVGRSVTQDWAVYRAHGSFGHPLYAATFFAASVAAALARFVTVPRAPWLWGVAAAAALTLTVSRSALAAAAVAAVLIFVLVPIFARGRVLPRYGGAVAVAGVGALVIAASGLLQSRVDSSEASTSSAARGTITDITFTAIRASDWLGVGPGMADRALAPWNDQQYVVESSPLQILLSLGLPGAIALGLITVLAAVAALTRKNIPILAALIALVIAISGYNAIEALLPLHALLGLLFLMAFARTADAT, from the coding sequence GTGACGACCCTCGCGAAGGGTCGGCTGCTGTCGAGCGTGGGAGCGCTCGTCGTCGTCGCGGTCGTCGTCGTCGGGCTTCGCGTCGTCACTCCGACGCCGCAGCTCCTCGTCACCGCCGTCGCGGCCGTCGGGTTCCTCGCGGTCCTGGTCCTCGCTCCTGTCCACACCCTCCCGTCGATCTCGCTCGCGGCGTTCGTCTTCGTTCCGCAGCAGGCGGTCGGATACCTCAACGGCGCGTCGCCCGCGGCCATCGCCCTCGGCGTCTGGGCGGTCCGCCGCATCGTGACGGGCGGCGCGGCGCGGGGCGACTCCCTCCTGCTGTGGGCGCGGATCGCCGCCGTCGCGGCCGCGGCATGGGGATGCTGGCTGCTCACGCAGAGCACGGACGCCGTCGCCTTCCAGCTCGGCGCTCAGTGGATGGCGAGCCTCATCCTCGCGGTCGTCCTGCCGCTTCTCGCGGGCGGCGCGGAGCGCGAACTGCAGACTCTGTGGCGCGTCTGGCCCGTCGTGACGATCGTCGCAGCGCTCTACATCGGGATCGAGTACGCTCTCGGCTCGAACCCCCTCTACGGTCGGATCTACGACATCGTCGGCCGGTCGGTCACGCAGGACTGGGCCGTCTACCGTGCACACGGCTCCTTCGGCCATCCGCTGTATGCCGCGACGTTCTTCGCCGCGAGCGTCGCGGCGGCCCTCGCGCGCTTCGTCACGGTCCCCCGCGCACCGTGGCTCTGGGGAGTCGCCGCCGCCGCGGCACTGACGCTCACGGTGTCCCGCAGCGCCCTCGCCGCCGCCGCCGTCGCGGCGGTCCTGATCTTCGTCCTCGTGCCGATCTTCGCGCGAGGACGCGTGCTCCCCCGCTACGGCGGAGCGGTCGCCGTCGCCGGCGTCGGAGCCCTCGTGATCGCGGCATCCGGTCTCCTGCAGTCCCGCGTCGACAGCAGTGAGGCCTCGACCTCGAGCGCGGCGCGCGGGACCATCACCGACATCACCTTCACGGCGATCCGCGCGAGCGATTGGCTCGGCGTCGGGCCCGGCATGGCCGACCGGGCCCTCGCGCCGTGGAACGACCAGCAGTACGTCGTCGAGAGCTCGCCGCTGCAGATCCTCCTGAGCCTCGGGCTTCCGGGTGCCATCGCGCTGGGACTCATCACGGTGCTCGCCGCCGTCGCGGCCCTCACGCGGAAGAACATCCCGATCCTCGCCGCGCTCATCGCGCTCGTCATCGCGATCTCAGGGTACAACGCGATCGAAGCGCTCCTGCCCCTCCACGCCCTCCTCGGTCTGCTGTTCCTGATGGCGTTCGCGCGAACGGCGGATGCCACGTGA
- the glyA gene encoding serine hydroxymethyltransferase, whose translation MTDQYFNAPLSEVDPEIAQVLERELERQRGYLEMIASENFVPVSVLQSQGSVLTNKYAEGYPGRRYYGGCEEVDVAEELAIERAKKLFGAEFANVQPHSGATANAAVLHAIARPGDTLLGLSLDQGGHLTHGMKINFSGRLYDIVAYGVDPETSVIDMDEVRRLAVEHKPKVIIAGWSAYPRQLDFAAFRAIADEVGALLWVDMAHFAGLVAAGLHPSPVPHAHVVSSTVHKTIGGPRSGFILTNDADIAKKINSAVFPGQQGGPLMHVIAAKATAFKLAATPEFAERQQRVLNGARLIAERLSQPDVAAAGIAVRSGGTDVHLVLVDLREAEIDGKQAEDLLHEIHITVNRNAVPNDPRPPMVTSGLRIGTPALATRGFGDAEFAEVADIIALALLPGSDVQALRTRVAALTAAFPLYPGLQQ comes from the coding sequence ATGACCGACCAGTACTTCAACGCCCCTCTCTCCGAGGTCGACCCCGAGATCGCCCAGGTCCTCGAGCGCGAGCTCGAGCGGCAGCGTGGATACCTCGAGATGATCGCCTCGGAGAACTTCGTTCCCGTCTCGGTGCTCCAGTCGCAGGGATCCGTCCTGACGAACAAGTACGCGGAGGGCTATCCGGGACGCCGCTACTACGGCGGCTGCGAAGAGGTCGACGTCGCGGAGGAGCTCGCGATCGAGCGCGCCAAGAAGCTCTTCGGCGCGGAGTTCGCCAACGTCCAGCCCCACTCCGGCGCGACCGCCAACGCCGCCGTCCTCCACGCGATCGCGCGCCCCGGCGACACGCTGCTCGGGCTCTCCCTCGACCAGGGCGGCCACCTCACGCACGGCATGAAGATCAACTTCTCGGGCCGCCTGTACGACATCGTCGCCTATGGCGTCGACCCCGAGACGTCGGTGATCGACATGGACGAGGTCCGCCGCCTCGCCGTCGAGCACAAGCCCAAGGTCATCATCGCCGGTTGGTCCGCCTACCCGCGTCAGCTCGACTTCGCGGCCTTCCGTGCGATCGCCGACGAAGTGGGCGCACTCCTGTGGGTCGACATGGCGCACTTCGCGGGGCTCGTCGCCGCGGGCCTGCACCCCTCGCCCGTGCCGCACGCGCACGTCGTGTCGTCGACCGTCCACAAGACGATCGGTGGTCCCCGGTCGGGCTTCATCCTGACCAACGACGCCGACATCGCCAAGAAGATCAACTCGGCCGTCTTCCCGGGTCAGCAGGGCGGACCCCTCATGCACGTCATCGCCGCGAAGGCCACGGCGTTCAAGCTCGCCGCGACCCCCGAGTTCGCGGAGCGTCAGCAGCGCGTGCTGAACGGTGCCCGCCTCATCGCGGAGCGTCTGTCGCAGCCCGATGTCGCGGCGGCGGGCATCGCCGTCCGCTCGGGCGGCACCGACGTGCACCTCGTGCTGGTCGACCTGCGCGAGGCCGAGATCGACGGCAAGCAGGCAGAGGATCTGCTCCACGAGATCCACATCACCGTGAACCGCAACGCCGTGCCGAACGACCCGCGTCCGCCGATGGTGACGTCGGGCCTGCGGATCGGCACGCCCGCCCTGGCGACGCGCGGCTTCGGCGACGCCGAGTTCGCCGAGGTGGCCGACATCATCGCGCTCGCGCTCCTTCCCGGCTCCGACGTCCAGGCACTCCGCACGCGCGTCGCCGCCCTGACGGCCGCGTTCCCCCTGTACCCCGGCCTCCAGCAGTAG
- a CDS encoding glycosyltransferase codes for MTSPASPLRSVFVCHSSLAVGVERTLVTLVRAAVERGDAVDVIIPGPGPLVDLLEQFRGRIGLRFRKAQWWMGPDHTGPRGIAKLLHAASQIPVWTRMLRRSRPDRVYVMSTVCPAPIAAARRSGAAVVVFLSESMRTNDTLRSVISKPAIARRVRAWADVTVAVSDFAAAQWGGADVVEVPEIVPPGAPVELATPPASGPLRLVMLGTLSAEKGQADAVRAVSRAREQGADVMLDLYGDADAVALADLLRLAANLGSADIVHHRGATSDALAVLRGADASLVCSLNEAYGRVTAESLLVGTPVAGYRLGGTAEILAAGGGVLVDPTPDALADALVALAARGDVLDDVRAQARERASTREGFGDAAATLRAIEDRIAAQASDAS; via the coding sequence ATGACGTCACCCGCGTCGCCGCTGCGCTCCGTCTTCGTCTGCCACTCTTCCCTCGCCGTCGGCGTCGAGCGCACGCTCGTGACGCTCGTGCGCGCCGCTGTCGAGCGCGGCGACGCCGTCGACGTCATCATCCCCGGCCCCGGGCCTCTCGTCGACCTGCTCGAGCAGTTCCGCGGGCGCATCGGCCTGCGTTTCCGCAAGGCGCAGTGGTGGATGGGACCGGACCACACGGGACCGCGGGGCATCGCGAAGCTCCTGCACGCCGCGTCGCAGATACCCGTCTGGACGCGGATGCTCCGCCGGTCCCGCCCCGATCGCGTCTACGTCATGTCGACCGTGTGCCCCGCGCCCATCGCGGCGGCACGGCGGTCGGGGGCCGCCGTCGTGGTGTTCCTCAGCGAGAGCATGCGCACGAACGACACGCTCCGCTCGGTCATCTCGAAGCCGGCCATCGCGCGGCGTGTGCGGGCATGGGCCGACGTCACCGTTGCCGTCTCCGACTTCGCCGCCGCGCAGTGGGGCGGAGCGGACGTCGTCGAGGTGCCCGAGATCGTGCCGCCGGGTGCGCCCGTCGAGCTCGCGACACCCCCGGCATCCGGACCCCTGCGGCTCGTCATGCTCGGCACGCTCTCCGCCGAGAAGGGCCAGGCCGACGCTGTGCGCGCCGTCTCCCGTGCACGCGAGCAGGGCGCCGACGTCATGCTGGACCTCTACGGCGACGCCGACGCGGTGGCGCTCGCCGACCTCCTGCGTCTCGCCGCCAACCTCGGATCCGCCGACATCGTGCACCACCGGGGTGCGACATCCGACGCGCTCGCGGTGCTTCGCGGCGCCGATGCGAGCCTCGTGTGCTCCCTCAACGAGGCCTACGGCCGCGTGACGGCGGAGTCGCTCCTCGTGGGGACTCCCGTTGCCGGCTACCGCCTCGGCGGCACGGCCGAGATCCTCGCAGCGGGCGGCGGGGTCCTCGTCGACCCGACTCCCGACGCACTCGCCGACGCCCTCGTCGCGCTGGCCGCACGAGGCGATGTGCTCGACGACGTGAGAGCGCAGGCCCGCGAGCGCGCATCCACCCGTGAGGGCTTCGGCGACGCGGCGGCGACGCTCCGCGCGATCGAGGATCGGATCGCGGCTCAGGCCTCCGACGCGTCCTGA
- a CDS encoding lipopolysaccharide biosynthesis protein — protein sequence MTRQFAAILVSRLAGAVIQALVGIVLARSVLAAEYGQITAITGALLFWFIVCSVGIPSYLGRARALGANDDVATALVLNIVTSILGGAIAAAALLLGLVPIDLAGVLVLLVIGTALDKNVDASLSVAIADGERLRPAVSVLLRRLTTAAVFFGLLLGGLAAIPAYCIATAAGPVLGQVHASLTLRRAGVHVRLASSWRGVLRDSVPFAVNDIAIQSRTLDVAVTAIAAGPTAAGLYSAAAKLVAPFELVSSTLAAVVLPHATRMAHSGARRAALLLGAAGLALIVPAGVLAFLAGPIVVFLLGEQYADAALPLAILVFSLPAIGLTSPYSSLLQGRGRHRFVAITSTAFAVATISAIAIGAVAGGAIGAAVAVLAVTTAKAVVLFWALVTLQDASEA from the coding sequence GTGACGCGCCAGTTCGCCGCGATCCTCGTGTCGCGGCTCGCGGGCGCCGTCATCCAGGCGCTCGTCGGCATCGTCCTCGCACGGAGCGTCCTCGCGGCGGAGTACGGCCAGATCACCGCGATCACGGGTGCTCTGCTCTTCTGGTTCATCGTGTGCAGCGTGGGCATCCCGAGCTACCTCGGGCGCGCTCGGGCGCTCGGCGCGAACGACGACGTCGCGACGGCGCTCGTGCTCAACATCGTGACGTCGATCCTCGGCGGCGCGATCGCGGCGGCAGCGCTCCTCCTGGGACTCGTGCCGATCGACCTCGCCGGCGTCCTCGTCCTGCTCGTCATCGGGACGGCGCTCGACAAGAACGTCGACGCGTCGCTGTCGGTCGCGATCGCCGACGGCGAGCGCCTGCGCCCCGCTGTCTCGGTGCTCCTTCGCCGACTCACGACGGCGGCGGTGTTCTTCGGGCTGCTCCTCGGAGGACTCGCCGCGATCCCCGCCTACTGCATCGCGACGGCGGCGGGACCGGTCCTCGGCCAGGTCCACGCGAGCCTCACGCTCCGGCGGGCCGGCGTCCACGTCCGGCTCGCGTCGAGCTGGCGAGGTGTGCTGCGCGACTCCGTGCCCTTCGCCGTCAATGACATCGCGATCCAGTCCCGCACCCTCGACGTCGCCGTCACGGCGATCGCGGCCGGTCCGACCGCGGCGGGTCTGTACTCGGCCGCCGCCAAGCTCGTCGCACCGTTCGAGCTCGTCTCGTCGACGCTCGCGGCGGTCGTCCTGCCGCATGCGACGCGGATGGCGCACTCGGGCGCACGACGGGCGGCGCTCCTCCTGGGGGCGGCGGGCCTCGCGCTCATCGTCCCGGCGGGCGTCCTCGCGTTCCTCGCGGGGCCGATCGTCGTCTTCCTCCTGGGAGAGCAGTATGCGGATGCCGCGCTCCCCCTCGCGATCCTCGTCTTCTCGCTCCCCGCGATCGGGCTCACGTCGCCGTACTCATCGCTGCTGCAGGGGCGCGGGCGCCACCGCTTCGTCGCGATCACGAGCACGGCGTTCGCCGTCGCGACGATCTCGGCGATCGCGATCGGCGCCGTCGCGGGCGGCGCGATCGGTGCCGCTGTCGCGGTGCTCGCCGTGACGACGGCGAAGGCCGTTGTGCTGTTCTGGGCGCTCGTGACCCTTCAGGACGCGTCGGAGGCCTGA
- a CDS encoding glycosyltransferase family 4 protein, translating to MRILVANKYHRMVGGVEAHVAAVTAWLEAAGHDVIPFAMAEEDSMPTPYATYFPSEVDFRVSNVKDGLRTLERATLSRDTRRLLGELLDAERIDAAYVVHVYHQLGTVMLDDLAARGIPTVLSLHDYKIACPNYRFFSERTGTICTRCLDHKAGFAYAPAVERCWAGSAPAGVALSLEAIATRARGSYRKAGTVTVLNGLQERAAAAAGVSAERIRRLPHPVELGPERPVAERDHVLYVGRLVPEKGVDVLIRAAATSGVRTVIVGGGRDEEALIALATELDAPVTFAGSVAPDEVAGYLADAAALVVPSVWHEVSPLVVYEAMSADVPVIGTNVGGITEQLGEDRGLLVGAGDVDELAAALRTVVDDQAHGRILSANARAYAAEHLSPAQWERNMTAAFHSAGATDFST from the coding sequence ATGAGGATCCTCGTCGCCAACAAGTACCACCGGATGGTCGGAGGTGTCGAAGCGCACGTCGCGGCCGTCACCGCCTGGCTCGAGGCGGCGGGGCACGACGTGATTCCGTTCGCGATGGCGGAGGAAGACTCCATGCCGACGCCGTACGCGACCTACTTCCCGAGCGAAGTCGACTTCCGCGTCTCGAACGTCAAGGACGGCCTTCGGACCCTCGAGCGGGCGACCCTCTCGCGGGACACGCGCCGCCTCCTCGGGGAGCTCCTCGACGCCGAGCGGATCGATGCGGCATACGTCGTGCACGTCTACCACCAGCTCGGCACCGTCATGCTCGACGACCTGGCGGCCCGCGGCATCCCGACCGTCCTGAGCCTCCACGACTACAAGATCGCCTGCCCGAACTACCGCTTCTTCTCCGAGCGCACCGGGACCATCTGCACGCGGTGCCTCGATCACAAGGCCGGCTTCGCCTATGCCCCCGCCGTCGAGCGCTGCTGGGCGGGGAGTGCGCCGGCGGGCGTCGCCCTCTCGCTCGAGGCGATCGCGACGCGCGCGCGGGGAAGCTACCGCAAGGCGGGCACCGTGACGGTCCTCAACGGCCTCCAGGAGCGTGCCGCCGCGGCGGCCGGCGTGTCGGCCGAGCGCATCCGGCGCCTCCCGCATCCCGTCGAGCTCGGCCCGGAGCGGCCCGTCGCCGAGCGCGATCACGTGCTCTACGTCGGGAGGCTCGTACCCGAGAAGGGCGTCGACGTGCTCATCCGGGCCGCCGCGACCTCTGGCGTCCGCACGGTCATCGTCGGCGGCGGCCGCGATGAGGAGGCGCTCATCGCCCTCGCGACCGAGCTCGATGCCCCTGTCACCTTCGCGGGATCCGTCGCCCCCGACGAGGTCGCGGGGTATCTTGCGGATGCCGCGGCGCTCGTCGTCCCCTCCGTCTGGCACGAAGTGAGCCCGCTCGTCGTCTACGAGGCGATGTCGGCCGATGTGCCCGTCATCGGTACGAACGTCGGCGGGATCACGGAGCAGCTCGGCGAAGACCGCGGACTCCTCGTCGGCGCCGGTGACGTCGACGAGCTCGCGGCGGCGCTCCGGACGGTCGTCGACGACCAGGCGCATGGTCGCATCCTCAGCGCGAACGCGCGCGCGTACGCCGCCGAGCACTTGAGTCCCGCTCAGTGGGAGCGCAACATGACGGCCGCTTTCCACAGCGCCGGGGCGACGGACTTCTCGACGTGA